The following nucleotide sequence is from Pseudonocardia sp. C8.
GTCGTCGACGAGCACGACCAGCTTGTCGTCCACCCCGCCCTCGGGCACCGCGGTCGACTCCAGCGCGCGGGCCGGGCCGCGCCGCAGGTCGTCGCGATAGAGGGTGGCGTCGACGGAGCCGACGGCCGGGGCGGCGCCGGCGAACTCGGTGATCGCGGCGGCCAGCCGGTGCGCGAGGTGGACGCCCCGGGTGGGGACGCCCAGCAGGACGAGGTCGTCGGGCCGGTCGGGGCCGAACGCCGTCTTCTCGATGATCTGGTGCGCGATGCGCGCGATGGTGCGGGTGACGTCGGCCGCGGACAGCAGCTCCCGGCGGGAGTCCTGCGCGTCGACGTCCCCGCGGCGGTTCTGCGCCACGAGGTCGCTCCTTCCCCGCCTCACCGGACGGGTCTTAAAGGACGGTCTTGCGCGCTCAACCTAGCAACCGCCCCGATGTGACGTGGGCCCTGTCCCGTCCGGCGCCGGTGGACCGGCCGTCACCCACCCGAGGTCACGGTCCGATCACGATGCGCAGCCGTCGCCCGGTCGTCCGAGCGGGTCCGGCGATACCCGGTTCTGCCCATCACACCCACAAGAGCGGGTGGTCCGGCCCGGGCGTCCACACCCAGCGCTACCGCCGACGAGGGACGACCACTGCCCCGTTCGTGTGGGAA
It contains:
- the pyrR gene encoding bifunctional pyr operon transcriptional regulator/uracil phosphoribosyltransferase PyrR, which produces MAQNRRGDVDAQDSRRELLSAADVTRTIARIAHQIIEKTAFGPDRPDDLVLLGVPTRGVHLAHRLAAAITEFAGAAPAVGSVDATLYRDDLRRGPARALESTAVPEGGVDDKLVVLVDDVLMSGRTTRAALDALRDEGRPRIVQLAVLVDRGHRELPIRADYVGKNVPTSRTEQILVSLSEIDGSDGVWITQGETA